One part of the Nematostella vectensis chromosome 8, jaNemVect1.1, whole genome shotgun sequence genome encodes these proteins:
- the LOC116611882 gene encoding RAB6-interacting golgin-like → MSSWAGFTEDEIRRMRIDHGETESMGKQNGEFPLKKSSLKVVTKKSRVREKIRKSEKKIIKESVESVENDKDQVNDESVREIPRENPAPESERSLSPPDSKIQEEKPSSVELEEQKQMDAEPGMITEPERIQAIELSSLEKLQQKQKEIEDENKKKKAALQETLKLRYRKTQAEAKTLQLVQNELSHLDTLLSADVAILRDKIEEAARDFAQAQKCYERAEKEFVESKLDLHRKTERKEMLTEHLYAIIQENEQRKAKKLEELMAKLNVPEAELLTSECPEKCDGTEKDGLTKPLISLEKITEQQEENKEKDKIVSEPPVRRDWELSIETERQQTSPSDC, encoded by the exons ATTTCCTTTGAAAAAGTCTTCTCTAAAGGTCGTTACAAAAAAGTCTCGAGTCAGAGAAAAGATCAGAAAAAGTGAGAAAAAGATAATTAAAGAATCTGTTGAAAGTGTTGAAAATGACAAAGATCAAGTAAATGATGAAAGTGTACGTGAAATCCCGAGAGAAAATCCTGCACCAGAGTCAGAAAGATCACTTTCTCCGCCAGATAGTAAAATTCAAGAGGAAAAACCTTCATCAGTGGAGTtggaagaacaaaaacaaatggaTGCAGAGCCTGGAATGATAACAGAACCCGAAAG GATTCAAGCAATTGAGTTGTCATCTCTTGAAAAACTACAGCAGAAACAGAAAGAAATTGAAGATgagaacaagaaaaagaaagctgCCTTGCAGGAAACACTAAAACTAAG ATACCGTAAAACTCAAGCAGAAGCCAAAACACTCCAGTTGGTCCAGAATGAGCTTAGTCACCTGGATACGCTGCTATCAGCAGATGTTGCAATTCTTAGAGACAAGATAGAAGAAGCTGCACGTGACTTTGCGCAAGCGCA GAAATGCTATGAAAGAGCAGAGAAAGAATTTGTTGAATCAAAGCTTGATCTACATAGAAAAACAGAACGGAAGGAGATGCTCACAGAGCACTTGTATGCCATCATACAAGAGAATGAACAAAGAAAAGCGAAAAAGCTAGAGGAACTTATGGCAAAACTGAATGTGCCTGAGGCTGAACTTCTTACGTCAGAGTGTCCAGAAAAATGTGATGGCACTGAGAAAGATGGTCTGACCAAACCACTGATTTCCTTAGAGAAAATTACAGAGCAACAAgaggaaaataaagaaaaagacaaaatagtTAGTGAACCACCCGTAAGACGAGACTGGGAACTGAGTATAGAGACTGAAAGACAGCAAACATCTCCGTCAGACTGCTAA
- the LOC5501167 gene encoding KIF-binding protein: MADTSEVELSLDSRVEEIKNWLKNEGYEKYKESRRLSQEESKNDPESEPYKSKYASRNLLQEMKTVLEGLQSEGDQFASLLIAALDYQLGVNYMETEETSSGEEHFVRCLSCVQGNLDNRCSSLALHCMNQLGILWSQRNDATRALGFLEGAEKLYHRYRKDVGGSPYTIHELFHPDEESISEHDRESEFEAAFTHTLYYLAQVHGALGNRKRSGQYCNTTLQRQLDTKQYNPLDWSLNCATLSQYYITQGNYNMARHCLACASVVLCEAMECDVAEPVQETDGEFERQKKEKLPQTKADIARCWAKYCLNVIRREDFEDEEDEENNEENKEDLESKNEEENRDKGSCTSEPADEKGDEKNPLRFESLEVTSYEQSVPDKVVSGFEEAREIFKQGQRWLTQAKEYYELDGHVSDYVQIEQDVSQLYKELAKLETDKERRCKMHKRRVDVLCAVLAELNPQHYLQICRQLMFETAEAYSEMVDLKIALAKESGVPPSVHVIKKINHLVTQSIKFFQTFIDSMKQKQVLPETYDDDIVRPALVSHFCVARLHGKIICSETRTKVDNLQKSLELYKYVVNYCDSHPGLPVAVFKDELEISREMTGLLPLKMAKIMAQSS; this comes from the exons atggcggacacAAGTGAGGTGGAACTGTCATTGGATTCTCGCGTGGAGGAAATCAAAAACTGGCTTAAAAATGAAGGATACGAGAAATATAAAGAATCGAGACGCCTGTCTCAAGAGGAATCTAAAAATGATCCTGAGTCGGAGCCTTATAAGTCAAAGTACGCGTCAAGAAACTTGCTCCAAGAAATGAAAACAGTCTTGGAGGGTTTACAAAGCGAGGGGGATCAGTTTGCCTCGCTTTTGATAGCTGCTCTAGACTATCAGCTTGGCGTTAACTATATGGAGACAGAGGAGACCAGTTCAGGAGAGGAACACTTTGTGCGATGTTTAAGTTGTGTGCAGGGAAATTTGGACAATAGGTGCAGTTCGCTTGCCCTTCATTGCATGAACCAGTTGGGCATCCTGTGGAGTCAGAGGAACGACGCTACTCGGGCACtaggatttctggagggagctGAGAAGCTGTATCACAGATATCGGAAGGATGTGGGAGGGTCACCATACACGATTCATGA GCTATTCCATCCTGACGAAGAAAGTATATCAGAACATGACAGGGAGTCAGAGTTTGAAGCAGCATTCACACACACCCTGTACTACCTAGCACAAGTCCATGGTGCCCTCGGCAACCGCAAGCGCAGTGGGCAGTACTGCAACACCACCCTGCAGCGTCAGCTGGACACCAAACAATACAACCCTCTTGACTGGTCGCTGAACTGTGCCACCCTGTCACAGTATTATATAACACAGGGGAACTATAACATGGCGAGGCATTGCTTGG CATGTGCAAGTGTAGTGCTCTGTGAAGCAATGGAATGTGACGTGGCTGAACCTGTCCAAGAGACTGATGGTGAATTCGAACGACAAAAGAAGGAGAAACTCCCTCAAACAAAGGCTGATATTGCTCGATGCTGGGCAAAATACTGTCTAAACGTGATAAGGAGGGAGGATTTTGAAGACGAGGAGGACGAGGAAaataatgaagaaaacaaggaaGATTTGGAGAGTAAGAATGAAGAAGAAAATAGGGACAAAG GAAGCTGTACATCAGAACCAGCTGATGAGAAAGGGGATGAGAAGAATCCACTGAGATTTGAGTCCTTAGAAGTGACGTCATATGAGCAGTCAGTACCCGACAAAGTGGTCAGTGGTTTTGAAGAG GCGCGTGAAATCTTCAAGCAAGGTCAGAGGTGGCTCACCCAAGCTAAAGAGTATTACGAGCTGGATGGTCACGTGTCTGATTACGTTCAGATAGAGCAAGACGTGAGCCAGCTGTACAAAGAGCTCGCTAAACTGGAGACGGACAAAGAGCGCAGGTGCAAGATGCACAAGAGACGTGTGGACGTGCTGTGCGCCGTGCTGGCAG AACTGAATCCCCAGCATTACCTGCAAATATGCCGCCAGCTTATGTTCGAAACAGCAGAAGCTTACAGTGAAATGGTAGACCTGAAGATTGCCCTTGCCAAGGAGAGCGGCGTACCTCCCTCCGTTCACGTCATCAAGAAAATCAACCACCTCGTAACCCAGAGCATCAAGTTTTTCCAAACCTTCATAG ACTCCATGAAACAGAAGCAGGTTCTCCCCGAGacctatgatgatgatatagtgCGGCCGGCGCTTGTGTCTCACTTCTGCGTCGCTCGCCTCCATGGAAAGATCATCTGCTCCGAGACCCGCACAAAAGTGGACAATTTGCAGAAGAGCCTTGAGCTGTATAAGTACGTGGTCAACTACTGCGACAGCCACCCTGGACTCCCGGTCGCTGTTTTCAAGGACGAGCTGGAGATTTCAAGAGAAATGACAGGATTACTGCCGTTAAAGATGGCGAAGATAATGGCCCAGTCGTCCTGA
- the LOC116606032 gene encoding formin-like protein 5, with translation MVTQIGGNVVALASVAHRGYYLGIDGAQVRGKFFDNYCHFYIHESPDHYASLESCMLPRQHVGVDANGCVLSPASCYKSEPAFFEAKLLFSPYGQTYVPDHRTTGGYPAPTPSYPQPGTYPPPHLSGGYPQPPPPHGGHPHPPPPTGYPGGYPGTHTAPPAGGYPTGQHPPPPPAGYPGYGPPPAGYGPAPAGYGPPPAGYGPPPPSYGPPPPY, from the exons ATGGTGACTCAGATCGGTGGGAATGTAGTCGCCTTGGCCAGCGTTGCACATCGGGGCTACTACCTCGGGATAGATGGCGCACAAGTCAGAGGGAAG TTCTTTGACAACTACTGTCACTTCTACATACACGAGTCTCCCGACCATTACGCTTCTCTGGAGTCATGCATGTTGCCGAGGCAACACGTTGGCGTTGACGCAAATGGATGCGTGTTGTCACCTGCGAGCTGTTACAAGAGTGAGCCCGCGTTCTTTGAGGCCAAGCTACTG TTCAGTCCGTATGGTCAGACATATGTCCCAGACCACAGAACCACAGGAGGCTACCCAGCACCAACCCCAAGCTATCCTCAACCCGGGACCTATCCCCCACCACACCTCTCTGGTGGATACCCTCAACCCCCTCCTCCACACGGAGGGCACCCTCATCCTCCCCCACCCACTGGATATCCAGGTGGCTACCCTGGCACACACACTGCTCCTCCAGCAGGTGGCTATCCCACTGGACAgcacccaccaccacccccagccGGCTACCCTGGATATGGCCCCCCTCCTGCAGGGTACGGCCCAGCTCCGGCAGGGTACGGCCCACCTCCAGCAGGGTACGGCCCACCTCCACCTAGCTATGGTCCACCTCCTCCTTACTAA
- the LOC116605462 gene encoding KIF-binding protein, translating into MHKRRVDVLCAVLAELNPQHYLQICRQLMFETAEAYSEMVDLKIALAKESGVPPSVHVIKKINHLVTQSIKFFQTFIGKQQYISHLITHASRSSKPS; encoded by the exons ATGCACAAGAGACGTGTGGACGTGCTGTGCGCCGTGCTGGCAG AACTGAATCCCCAGCATTACCTGCAAATATGCCGCCAGCTTATGTTCGAAACAGCAGAAGCTTACAGTGAAATGGTAGACCTGAAGATTGCCCTTGCCAAGGAGAGCGGCGTACCTCCCTCCGTTCACGTCATCAAGAAAATCAACCACCTCGTAACCCAGAGCATCAAGTTCTTCCAAACCTTCATAGGTAAGCAACAATATATCAGCCATCTCATAACCCATGCATCACGATCTTCCAAACCTTCATAG
- the LOC125570243 gene encoding extensin-like has protein sequence MVTQIGGNVVALASVAHRGYYLGIDGAQVRGKFFDNFCHFYIHESPDHYASLESCMLPRQHVGVDANGCVLSPASCYKSEPAFFEAKLLFSPYGQTYVSDHRTTGGYPAPTPSYPQPGTYPPPHLSGGYPQPPPPHGGHPHPPPPTGYPGGYPGTHTAPPAGGYPTGQHPPPPPAGYPGYGPPPAGYGPAPAGYGPPPAGYGPPPPSYGPPPPY, from the exons ATGGTGACTCAGATCGGTGGGAATGTAGTCGCCTTGGCCAGCGTTGCACATCGGGGCTACTACCTCGGGATAGATGGCGCACAAGTCAGAGGGAAG TTCTTTGACAACTTCTGTCACTTCTACATACACGAGTCTCCCGACCATTACGCTTCTCTGGAGTCATGCATGTTGCCGAGGCAACACGTTGGCGTTGACGCAAATGGATGCGTGTTGTCACCTGCGAGCTGTTACAAGAGTGAGCCCGCGTTCTTTGAGGCCAAGCTACTG TTCAGTCCGTATGGTCAGACATATGTCTCAGACCACAGAACCACAGGAGGCTACCCAGCACCAACCCCAAGCTATCCTCAACCCGGGACCTATCCCCCACCACACCTCTCTGGTGGATACCCTCAACCCCCTCCTCCACACGGAGGGCACCCTCATCCTCCCCCACCCACTGGATATCCAGGTGGCTACCCTGGCACACACACTGCTCCTCCAGCAGGTGGCTATCCCACTGGACAgcacccaccaccacccccagccGGCTACCCTGGATATGGCCCCCCTCCTGCAGGGTACGGCCCAGCTCCGGCAGGGTACGGCCCACCTCCAGCAGGGTACGGCCCACCTCCACCTAGCTATGGTCCACCTCCTCCTTACTAA
- the LOC125570244 gene encoding KIF-binding protein-like, translating to MHKRRVDVLCAVLAELNPQHYLQICRQLMFETAEAYSEMVDLKIALAKESGVPPSVHVIKKINHLVTQSIKFFQTFIDSMKQKQVLPETYDDDIVRPALVSHFCVARLHGKIICSETRTKVDNLQKSLELYKYVVNYCDSHPGLPVAVFKDELEISREMTGLLPLKMAKIMAQSS from the exons ATGCACAAGAGACGTGTGGACGTGCTGTGCGCCGTGCTGGCAG AACTGAATCCCCAGCATTACCTGCAAATATGCCGCCAGCTTATGTTCGAAACAGCAGAAGCTTACAGTGAAATGGTAGACCTGAAGATTGCCCTTGCCAAGGAGAGCGGCGTACCTCCCTCCGTTCACGTCATCAAGAAAATCAACCACCTCGTAACCCAGAGCATCAAGTTCTTCCAAACCTTCATAG ACTCCATGAAACAGAAGCAGGTTCTTCCCGAGacctatgatgatgatatagtgCGGCCGGCGCTTGTGTCTCACTTCTGCGTCGCTCGCCTCCATGGAAAGATCATCTGCTCCGAGACCCGCACAAAAGTGGACAATTTGCAGAAGAGCCTTGAGCTGTATAAGTACGTGGTCAACTACTGCGACAGCCACCCTGGACTCCCGGTCGCTGTTTTCAAGGACGAGCTTGAGATTTCAAGAGAAATGACAGGATTACTGCCGTTAAAGATGGCAAAGATAATGGCCCAGTCGTCCTGA
- the LOC125570211 gene encoding uncharacterized protein LOC125570211, translating into MTAARPVVFRQDLTAERPVVFRRDMTAARPVVFRRDMTAARHVVFGRDMTAARPVLFRRDMTAARPVVFRRDLKAARPVVFRQDLKAARHVVFRRDLTAGRPVVFRRDLTAARPVVFRRDLTAERPVVFRRNLTAARPVVFRRDLTAARHVMFRRDLTAGRPVVFRRDLTAARPVVFRRDLTAARPVVFRRNLTAARPVVFR; encoded by the coding sequence atgacaGCTGCAAGGCCTGTGGTGTTTAGACAAGACCTGACAGCTGAAAGACCTGTGGTGTTTAGACGAGACATGACAGCTGCAAGACCCGTGGTGTTTAGACGAGACATGACAGCTGCAAGGCATGTGGTGTTTGGACGAGACATGACAGCTGCAAGGCCTGTGTTGTTTAGACGAGACATGACAGCTGCGAGGCCTGTGGTGTTTAGACGAGACCTGAAAGCTGCAAGGCCTGTGGTGTTTAGACAAGACCTGAAAGCTGCAAGGCATGTGGTGTTTAGACGAGACTTGACAGCTGGAAGGCCTGTGGTGTTTAGACGAGACTTGACAGCTGCAAGGCCTGTGGTGTTTAGACGAGACCTGACAGCTGAAAGACCTGTGGTGTTTAGACGAAACCTGACAGCTGCAAGGCCTGTGGTGTTTAGACGAGACTTGACAGCTGCAAGGCATGTGATGTTTAGACGAGACTTGACAGCTGGAAGGCCTGTGGTGTTTAGACGAGACCTGACAGCTGCAAGGCCTGTGGTGTTTAGACGAGACCTGACAGCTGCAAGGCCTGTGGTGTTTAGACGAAACCTGACAGCTGCAAGGCCTGTTGTGTTTAGATGA
- the LOC5501168 gene encoding uncharacterized protein LOC5501168, with amino-acid sequence MASLGSPTLDCFRHGSVVQLKSKASGMTLTMREGGVVSGNGPVGFYVGRLGPRTPVWGRWTDGTYHRGTITNVDSKIHIKFNDGDTISHDIADTTAVLADVKPDPQVLKPGSRVIAQFQNRAKYYTGRVTEVDSRDVLAPTCHIQFDDGDKEWAGVHQIRMLPEVKPADLGTPPIVVNSRVLGRFTNNLYYRGTVTNVGQTIDIKFDDGDTIQHAPSDVGAVIYDVTPAVGTIQVASRVIGYWPRSGKHYLGRVVQVDYMNPHYPRYYVKFDDGDETWCNLNEIRPVPLSRNQVGCVVWGRWTNDCYYRGRVTDVGDGKIHVTFDDGDKVSHDMSDVSAVLVDFAPNPMHVPVGARVIASFQGRPNFYKGRVTKIDSTNHYAPRYHVTYDDGDKGWVNCDQVRLLPMRVDEVSARVYARWTNGLFYPGSVERVESKIEIKFDDGDRIAHDPSDVTAIILDTSPNPGSVDRGSRVIAAWPGRSMFYLGTVDAVNREHVYEPQYHVIYDDGDKGWVTVNQLRIVPAPGPAPEAQFMVTQIGGNVVALASVAHRGYYLGIDGAQVRGKFLDNYCHFYIHESPDHYVSLESCMLPRQHVGVDANGCVLSPASCYKSEPAFFEAKLLFSPYGQTYVPDHRTTGGYPAPTPSYPQPGTYPPPHPSCGYPQPPPPHGGHPHPPPPTGYPGGYPGTHTAPPAGGYPTGQHPPPPPAGYPGYGPPPAGYGPAPAGYGPPPAGYGPPPAGYGPPPPSYGPPPPY; translated from the exons ATGGCAAGTCTAGGAAGTCCCACTTTG GACTGCTTCCGTCATGGCTCTGTTGTCCAACTCAAGTCCAAAGCTTCAGGAATGACGCTCACCATGAGGGAGGGAGGTGTGGTCAGTGGAAATGGCCCAGTGGGATTTTATG TCGGTAGGCTTGGACCCAGGACCCCAGTATGGGGCAGATGGACTGATGGAACCTATCATCGCGGGACTATAACTAATGTTGACTCCAAAATCCACATCAAGTTCAATGATGGTGACACAATATCACATGACATTGCCGACACAACAGCTGTCCTAGCAGATGTAAAGCCTGACCCTCAAGTCCTCAAGCCAGGGTCACGAGTGATTGCCCAGTTTCAGAACAGAGCTAAATATTATACTGGTCGGGTTACAGAGGTGGATAGTCGGGATGTACTGGCACCAACTTGTCATATTCAATTTGATGATGGAGATAAGGAGTGGGCTGGAGTTCATCAAATCAGGATGTTGCCTGAAGTCAAACCTGCGG acttGGGGACCCCTCCCATAGTGGTCAACAGCCGTGTTCTTGGGCGCTTTACCAACAATCTCTACTACCGCGGAACAGTGACTAATGTGGGACAGACGATTGACATCAAGTTTGACGACGGTGACACCATCCAGCATGCACCCAGTGACGTCGGCGCCGtcatctatgacgtcacacctGCAGTCGGAACAATACAGGTGGCATCACGAGTCATAGGGTACTGGCCCCGAAGCGGCAAGCATTACTTAGGGAGGGTGGTACAGGTAGACTACATGAATCCTCACTACCCCCGCTATTACGTCAAGTTTGATGACGGTGACGAGACGTGGTGTAACCTGAACGAGATTCGGCCTGTGCCTCTCAGCCGAAACCAAG TGGGATGCGTTGTGTGGGGCCGCTGGACTAACGACTGTTACTACCGCGGGCGCGTGACTGACGTCGGCGACGGCAAGATCCACGTGACCTTCGATGACGGCGACAAGGTGTCACATGATATGAGTGACGTCAGTGCCGTACTGGTGGACTTTGCCCCCAACCCCATGCATGTGCCTGTCGGTGCACGCGTGATCGCCTCGTTCCAGGGGCGTCCTAATTTCTACAAAGGGCGCGTGACGAAAATTGATTCCACCAATCACTATGCGCCTCGGTACCACGTGACTTATGACGATGGGGACAAGGGCTGGGTGAACTGCGACCAAGTTAGGCTTCTGCCCATGCGCGTGGATGAAG TTAGTGCTCGTGTCTACGCCAGATGGACCAATGGCCTGTTCTATCCCGGCTCCGTAGAGCGTGTGGAAAGCAAGATCGAGATCAAATTCGACGACGGTGATCGTATTGCGCATGACCCAAGTGACGTCACAGCCATTATACTTGATACCAGTCCCAACCCAGGCTCTGTTGATCGAGGCTCTCGTGTGATTGCGGCGTGGCCTGGGAGAAGTATGTTCTATCTTGGGACGGTGGACGCGGTAAACAGAGAGCACGTGTACGAGCCTCAGTACCACGTGATCTACGATGATGGTGACAAAGGGTGGGTGACTGTCAATCAACTGAGGATTGTCCCCGCCCCAGGACCCGCCCCTGAAG CCCAGTTTATGGTGACTCAGATCGGTGGGAATGTAGTCGCCTTGGCCAGCGTTGCACATCGGGGCTACTACCTCGGGATAGATGGCGCACAAGTCAGAGGGAAG TTCCTTGACAACTACTGTCACTTCTACATACACGAGTCTCCCGACCATTACGTTTCTCTGGAGTCATGCATGTTGCCGAGGCAACACGTTGGCGTTGACGCAAATGGATGCGTGTTGTCACCTGCGAGCTGTTACAAGAGTGAGCCCGCGTTCTTTGAGGCCAAGCTACTG TTCAGTCCGTATGGTCAGACATATGTCCCAGACCACAGAACCACAGGAGGCTACCCAGCACCAACCCCAAGCTATCCTCAACCCGGGACCTATCCCCCACCACACCCCTCTTGTGGATACCCTCAACCCCCTCCTCCACACGGAGGGCACCCTCATCCTCCCCCACCTACTGGATATCCAGGTGGCTACCCTGGCACACACACTGCTCCTCCAGCAGGTGGCTATCCCACTGGACAgcacccaccaccacccccagccGGCTACCCTGGATATGGCCCCCCTCCTGCAGGGTACGGCCCAGCTCCGGCAGGGTACGGCCCACCTCCAGCAGGGTATGGCCCACCTCCAGCAGGGTACGGCCCACCTCCACCTAGCTATGGTCCACCTCCTCCTTACTAA